The Candidatus Paceibacterota bacterium sequence AAAAAATCTTTGCAATCATCCGTTCATCGGTTGAGCGCTATGGATACCAGGAGTACAACGCTTCCCCACTTGAATCTACAGAACTATATCTTTCAAAGACGAGTGATGAGATTGTAAACGAACAAACATATACATTTATCGACCGAGGTGATCGTAGTGTCACACTCCGACCAGAAATGACACCGACAGTTTCTCGAATGGTTGCAGCAAAAATGAAAGCACTTTCATACCCTATTCGTTGGTACTCAATTCCAAATGTTTTTCGATATGAAAAACCACAGCGTGGTCGCCTTCGAGAGCACTACCAATTAAACGTTGACCTCTTTGGTATGGAAGGGATCGAGGCTGACACAGAAATTGTGCAACTTGCATCATTTATCCTCACTTCTTTTGGAGCGAAGGAGTCTGATTTCGTAATCAAGCTCAATTCACGATCACTCATGAATGCGTTGTTTAGCGATCTAGGATTAACTCCTGACAAGCAAAAATCAGTTATCCGCTTGATTGATAAAATCAAAAAAATCAGTAAGGAAGATGTACAAACCGAACTCAATTCAATTTGTGACACTAGTAAGCAACAAGAAGCAATCAAACAGTTTATTGCTGGAAACATTATTTCAACTAATGAAGCCGTACAAAACGCAAAACAGGAACTAGACTCATTCATTGAAAACCTTGCAAAGATAGGTATTACAAATGCAGAAATTGATCTGACTCTCGCACGTGGTTTTGATTACTACACCGGTATTGTCTTTGAAGTCTTTGACACAGATCCAAAAAATAACCGATCACTCTTCGGTGGCGGTAGATACGATGGACTTACAACACTCTTTGGAGAAAAAGCACTTCCTGCTGTTGGATTTGGGATGGGCGACGTGACACTTCAAGATTTTCTTGAGGCGCGTTCAATTACACCAAAAACTGAACCTGCGGCTGATATCTACATTTGCCGAGCTGGAATTTCGTTTGAACAAGCAAGTATTGTTGCTGATGACTTACGTCGGACTGGCATTCGAGTACTTGTTGACCTTTCTACAAAAAAGATTGGAGACCAGATTAGCAAGGCATCAAAAGAAAACATTCCGTATGTGCTTGTTATAGGCGAAAACGAGCTACAAAATAAGGCATTTGAACTCAAGAACCTTGCTGATGGTTCAGTGACTACAGGCTCTATAACTGAGATTGTTGAACAATTCAACGATCGTACCGTATAATCGCCACATGCGATTCGTAGTATTCGACCTAGAAACCAAAAATATATTCTCTGACGTAGGCACATCTGACCCTACACTTCTAGACCTATCTATAGCTGGAGCATATGACTCTGAGACAGATAAGTACTATACCTTTCTTGAATCAGAGCTATATAAGTTGTGGCCAATGATCGAGAAAGCCGACCTTTTGATTGGATACAATTCTGATCATTTCGATATCCCCCTCCTTAATAAATATTATCCTGGAGACTTGTATCAAATTCGAAGTTTAGACTTACTTAAAGAAATCCGAGCGTCTCTTGGACGACGTATTAAACTTGATCAAGTAGCTGAAGGAACACTCAAAGAAAAAAAGAGCGGTAACGGGCTTGAAGCTGTTGAGTGGTGGAGAACTGGAGAAATAGATAAAATTCGCGAGTATTGTATCAAGGATGTTGAGATTACAAAGAAAATTTATGAGTACGCACTCAAGCACAATAAGCTTCGTTTTGCAGAAGGCGGCAAAGTCACGTCAATTCCACTCGATACTTCAAAATGGCTCGAAGAAACTTCTTCCCCACTGACACATACACTTCCATTCTAGATATACCTCAATGGTATACTTGTGCGTATGGAACCAAACAATAATTCAAACATGTACGGCCCGCAGAGTGGAGCGCAGCCGCAACAGTATTCACAAATACCACCACAAAAAAAACCAATATTATCTATACCAGTTGCAATCCTTATTGGTATGGCACTTATTGCAGGTGCAATCATTTTTAAAGATATATGGTTTAACAAGGGAAACACTGTAGAAAACGACCCCCTTGCTCAAAACAATATCGAAATCAAGGATGTTACGGAGGATGATCACATTCTAGGTGACCCAAATGCTGATGTTATCCTTATCGAATACTCAGACTTTGAGTGTCCTTACTGTAAGCAATACCACCCCACTCTTAAGCGAATTATTGACGAATATGGTCCTTCAGGAAAAGTTGCATGGGTATACCGACATTTTCCACTCTATAAAGGTAACGAATCTAACCCACCACTTCACGCCAACGCTGGAAAACAAGCTGAAGCAAGTGAATGTGTAGCAGAAATTGGAGGAAACGCTGCGTTCTGGAAATTCACTGACCGACTGTATGAAGTCACACCAGGAAACAACCGTTTTGATATGAGTACAATCGGTGAAATCGCTGCATATGCTGGAGTTGATAAAACAACATTCCAAACATGTTTAGACAGCGGTAAATATGCAGAAAAAGTTTCAGAAGACTACTTTGCTGCAATCGCTGCGGGTGCACAAGGAACACCATACACTGTTCTTATAAAGACACGAACAGGTGAACCTCTCGTTCTTGATGCAGGTGCAGTTCCCTATCCTAACCTTAAGGGAATCATCGACGCATTTATTGCTAAATAATTCTCTCGTTTAGTAACAAAAAACCCGGGCGTAACCCGGGTTTTTTGTTTATGTAGTAGTTTGAGCAATGGCGTCAGCGAGACTACAATGCTCGCAGTCTTTTTTTCCACATCGTGAACCAACATATGCACCTGAAAGAATAGCTTGTGAAGTCTGTCTGATCTCTTCTTCAACTTTTGATACGTCTTCTTTAGTAAGTACACACTCAACCCGTGAGAGTCTGTTCTTTTCGTCCGGTTGCACAAAATCAATGACTCCAATTGTTACAGGGGTATCACTATGTGTTATATCTTTTGAAAGGAGGAGTTTATAAAAAGCTAACTGTCTAAACATGGAACCAGTTGAATCAGCAGTATTTCCAAGCACGTAATTTCTACTCCTATGTTTTCCTGTCTTGTAGTCCACAACAGCCAACTCACCACCCATTCGTTCAATGCGGTCAATTATTCCACAAAGTTCAATGTACCTTCCCTCAACGTTCATTCGAATGTCCTTAAGTGAATACTCAAGTGCAATGACTGACGAAGGATCTAATTCTGATGTGAGTGTGTACTCCGATAGTGCAATCCTTCCCTCTTCCTTAAATCGTTCTTCATCAGCAAGTGAGATTGGTTCACGACGTAATGCTTGGAGAAACGCTTGATACGCTCCCTCAGATCCTACCTCCTCACCTTTCATTTTCTTTCGAAGCCAGTGCTCGAGCGCAGCATGCATAGCCGTACCAAAAGATAAATGTGCTGGTTGAATAAACGGCACACGAAGTGCATTCATGAACACATACTTCCACGGACACTCGATATAGTTATTAAGCGCTGTAACCGTGAGTCCTTGCTCGATAAAAGCATTCTCTACAGCAAGTACCACTTGTTCTAATCGTCCTTCTTGCATGCGTCCTTTAGGTAGGTTTTCCACTTTTGGAATATCTATAACAGCGTCCCCCACTCGAAGTTCAATACGCAATAGTCCTCGGTACATTGTTGCTTCACGACCCGACATATCTACATCGTGGTATGAAACATATACCGAACTACGGGCACGAGTTACCGCAACGTAAAACAACCTTAATTCATCTAATGTTTCCGCTGATTCATCAGAAAGTGTTCCATCAGCAAGGCTTGCTGACTTTGAGATAAGTCCAGCTTGAGGAATGTGGAAAAGTGACCCTCTGTTTCCTCGTGCCCACGTAGACTCGGTCGCACTTGGAATAAAGACACGATCAAATTCAAGACCCTTTGAACGGTGTGCAGTAAGGATATACACCCCAGGGAGTGTAAAGTCATCAATACTTTCGCCCACAGAGATTCGCACTTCATTTGTCTTCATGCGCTCTAGTCGCTCTACAAAATCAGCGAGCATAGCCCCTCGATTCCTGATAGTTGTTTTTTGAGCTTCTTTTACAAGTACTCGAAGTACTAGGTCGAGTGATGATTGCATACCAACACGAACAATAGACTCATAGACACCACAGGCGGTAAATATTGATCCAAGTGCTTCAACTAACGGCTGTTCACGTCCAGCAAGTACTGCTTCGTGGAATTTTCCATATGCTTTTCCGTGACGCTCTTGTAGAATTTCTGAGATTGAGCGTTTTTCTTTTTTCGCGGACGTCAATACTTTTAGCGCGTCACTTAGTTCTATGGGCAATAATCCATAGAGCAATACTTCTGCAAGATATGTATCTTCTTCTGGTGATCGAACTGCATTAAGGAGGGTCGCGAGGCGCTTCCCTTCAACGTGTTCAAAAAAACTTGAGTCGGCGGTAGATTTAACATAGATAGACTCTTTTTGTAAGAATTGTGCATATGCTGCTGCGGTACTGTTATCTCGAACAATTATTGCAATGGTCTCATCAGCGTTAGTCTCTTGGATTTTAAGTATTTCACCTCTAACCCAATGCATTTCATCTGACTCAGTTACTGCGTGAGCAATATGAACATGACTACCAATGTTTTCTGAGCCTTCAAGTTTCATGCGAGGAATAGCATGGTGCATTCCAGTCTCGCCAATCAATGTATGTGCATTATCAAGAATATGTTGTTTTGATCGGTAGTTTTTTGCGAGAGAAATAATTTTTACATCTCGATACGCTTCTGGAAGCATCATAAAGTTTTGGATCGATGCACCCTGGAAACGATAAATGGCTTGCTTTTCATCACCCACAACAAAAATATTAGGTGCTTCGTGAAAATCAGCAACATGCTTTATCAACTGGTTTTGTGCAGCATTTGTATCTTGGTGCTCATCGACAAGAATATATAAGTATCTTTCTTGAATAACTCGTTTGATGTACTCGTGAGTCTCAAGTGCTTTATTTGCTGACACAAGCATGTCGTCAAAGTCATATAACTTTTCTGCCCTCATGCCAGCTTCATATCCTTCATACGCAGCAAGCAGTGCTTTGTTTCGCTCAATCTTTTCTACATACTCAGCAAATGCAGCCTTAATCTTTCCCTTATGAGCTCCTTTATCATGCACCTTATCTGGCTGCGCGTCGTACCATACAACCTGATTCTCAATAATTTGCTTGAGTGTTGCGGGTGTTATGTTTTCACGTTTCAAAGAACTTATGGCAACTAGAATTTTTCTGACATGTGCATATGGTGCAGCATGCGGTCGCAAGTCTTCAGCATCCTTGCGCGAATCCAGTGCTTTTTCTACAATCGCTAACCGTTCAGTTTCTTCTGCTGCTGATCCTTCACCAAACTCTGGAAAGGCCTCAGGAAATTCTTGGATGATTGCATTGGCAAATGCATGAAACGTTGTAATCGAAACCTTGTATGCAGTTTCACCCATAATACCCAACAGTCGCTTTCTCATTGAAGAGACAGCAGATTCACTGAAAGCAATAGCCAATACTGCTTCAGGAGGAGTGTCCGTTTTAAGGAGGATATTGGCGATACGCATTGCTAATATCTGCGTCTTACCTGTACCAGGTCCTGCAATGACCACAACTGGTCCCTCAATGGCATCAACCGCCTTACGCTGCTCAGTATTTAGTCGTGCGTACGCCTGGTCAAAGGTGGTGGTGGAGATGGCTTTCATATGGTGATTTTACTATATAAAAAAGCCCTGGGTTGTGCCTGAGCATTGCATCCCTCAACCATCGGCCGAGATACAAATTTCACAACACTTCTCCAGAGCTCACTGTGTATACGGTCACAGGCACCGTCCACGGCAACTAATCGCGGAAAAACTTACGACGCAATGTGTAAGTTGTCAAAGGGATATATGGTCGGCCAATGCTGATGTGCGGGCCGAATCCCTGTGATATGTGCAAGACGCGCCAAAAGTCGTCTTGATGTTCGATAGGGGCGTACCTCCCTATCTGACTGTAAGCAGAACGCCTAAATAGGAGCACCTTGTTTCCTGAGACCAGCCGAAATTGGTGACAGCAAAATACTCGAACCAGGTTACTGCTCTCGGTACTATAACAAAAAGTGAGAACTAGAAATAGTTCTTAAGCTTATTAATCTTTTCGTGCTGACGAATCTTTTCGTGCGCTTTTGCTTCAATTTGGCGGATACGTTCACGTGTTACACCGAACTTTCTTCCCACCTCTTCAAGTGTGTGCTGGATTCCATCTTTGATACCGTGACGGAGTTCCAGGATCTCTCGTTCTTTCTCAGGAAGATCGTTGAGGATTTCTCGAACTTGGTCACTCATAATACGGCGAGATGATTCTTGATCAGGAGAAAGAATCTTATCATCTGAAATAAAGTCTCCAAGTGTAGACTTTTCATCATCAGCATCTCCAACCGGACTTTCTAGTGAGACAGTATTCTGGTCAATCTTTTCAATGGTGTAGATCTTTTCTACTTCAAGACCCATTTCGTTTGCGATTTCTTCTGGGTGAGGATCGCGGCCAAGGTCTTGTGAAAGACGTCGGTATACCTGCTTATACTTAGCAATTGTTTCAACCATGTGCACAGGAACACGAATTGTTCGTGACTGGTCAGCAAGCGCACGAGTAATAGCCTGGCGAATCCACCATGTAGCATATGTTGAGAATTTGTATCCCTTCTTCCAATCGAACTTATCTACCGCTTTAAATAGTCCTAGGTTTCCTTCTTGGATAAGGTCAAGGAGTGTAAGGTCAGGGCTTCGTCCAACATACTTTTTTGCAATAGAAACCACGAGACGTAGGTTCGCACGTGCAAGGAGATTCTTTGCTTCTGCTTCACCCTTTTCAATTCTTTGCGCAAGACCTCGTTCTTCTGCTGCGGAAATAAGTGGGTACTGACCAATTTCCTTAAGGTACATTTGGATTGAGTCCTGTGAGTCTGATGCTCTACCATCAACTGCTTTTTTTCCACTCTTTTCTTCTACCGCGAAATCAAGAAGACCACCCCCTTCTAAAATATCAATACCCGCTCCAGCAAGCTTTGAATAAAAATCATCTAGGAAAACAATATCGTTTTCGATAGTTGGAAATTCTTTAAGAATTTCATCATACGTAACAAATCCTCGCTCCTTACCTTTAGCAATAAGTCGGTCAGACTTTGTTTCAAATTCCTTTGCACTTGTCTTTTTTGAACGAGGTTCTTTCTTAGTAACCTTCTGTTTTACAGCAGGTTTAGTGTTCTTTTTTACAGGTGCAGCTTTCTTCGCAACCGGTTTTGCCTTTTTAGGACCCTTGGGTGTAGAGAGTTTCTTTTTTTTCATAGGTGCGGTGATTATACTTTTTTATTAGTGCCATGCAACTCCGCGGTAAGACGTTTGATACGCTCGAGCTCACGTGCAGATTCTTCCTGCTTTCCAGCGAATTCTGCTTTTTTTAACATTGATAATGATTCTGCTAACTCGTGCTTGAGTTCTTCTGTTTTAAAATTTTCCCAAAGATCAGCTACAAATTCTTTTTGGTGGGTACTTCCTGACAGGAGTACTTCACCTTGGAAAAGCATTTCTTCAGTTGGCGATTCCACGGTTGAAAGAACAGCATGTGCAACATCATCCTTTGAAAGAGACGTCATAAATTCATGAATGCGTGATTCGTATTCTTTTACCAATGTCTCATGTTCAGGTTTGGTTGCAAGCCATGCCATTCCTGAAATGAAGTTACTCTTCACAATTTCAAGCCTGCCAGTCTGCTCTTTTTTTAGAGGCAGATTGCTTTCTTCTCCTCCTAATGAACTGGCATTTCTCGCAAGATTCTCAACTGCATGATCAAGAGATTCACGTAATCGGTGGTCCGCAATACCAGTTCTTCCTGAAACTATCCTCATGTATTTATCCTGTTGTATTGGACTTAACACCGAAGCGATAAGCGGCATCAGATGCTCTTCAAGGACAGATAGTTTTTTCTTTTCTTCTTTCTCTGCTTCCCATACATCGAGAACAAAATCTACAACATGTCGTGGGTTTGAGATTAACAAGTGCCACAAGTCTGGATCTTTAAGCACGAGGTCAGCTGGATCTTGCCCTCCTTGCAAAAGTACTGCATACACATCAAGTCCAGCGGACGCTGCAAGTCGTGCCGCTTTTAATGCAGCATTTTTTCCAGCTTCATCTCCGTCATATGCAAGGATAATTTTATCTGCGTATCTTCGGATGAGTTTTGCATGCTCAAGAGTGATTGCTGTACCAGATGTTGCAACAGCAGTTTTAACTCCTGATGTGTGAGAGAGAATCAGATCAAACTGTCCCTCAACGAGAACAGCTGTCCTGTCTTTACGCATTGCATCTTTTGCCTTATCCAACCCATAGAGAAAGTATGATTTCTTAAAGAGCTCTGTTTCTGGGCTATTTAAGTATTTCGCATCCTGACTTCCGGGCTTTGCTGCTTCACCAAATATTCTTCCAGAAAATCCAACAGTTCGTCCTGTTGGATCCAAGAGTGGGAACATGATACGTGAACGGAAACGATCATAAAATCCTGGTCCTTTTTCTGATGACTTGATGAGTCCTGCTTTTACTAACATCTCAGAAGACGTTCCACTTTTTCTTGTAGCTGTATATAACATGTCCCATCCTTCCGGAGCAAAACCGATACGCCATTCATTAATGACTTCATCGGTGATTCCACGAGAATGTAGGTATGCTAATGCTTCCGAATTTTCCTTTAGGTGCTTCTCGTAGAACTTCGTTGCACGCTCTAAGATGTCATAAAGAGTTTCTTTTTCTTGTTTTCCCACAGCATCATGCGGTTGGTGGGTTAATTCAACACCAGCTTTATCAGCAAGCATCTTAAGTGCTCCACGAAAGTCTAGACGTTCAAATTCTTGCACGAACGTGAGAATGTCACCCTTTGCACCACAACCAAAACAATAATATGTTCCTCGGTCAGGTGAGACGTAAAAGGACGGTGTCTTTTCAGAATGAAAGGGACACTTTCCCTTAAATTGCCCACCAACTTTCGCCAATTTTACGTACCAACTAACAACTTCTTCAACTGCTAGTTTTTCTTTTATGCGTTCAATATCAGAGGCCATTGATTATGGTGATTATACGTCCCCCTTTATACCAACCTTCCGATGAAGGTTTTTCTAAGAACACTCAAATTATCCTTGTGGTTCAGATGCTGCCTGCTCTGCAATTGTCTGCTGTAGTGCAGCTTTCTCTGCTGCCTTTTGAGCGAGTTCACCTTGTAACTTACCAATGATTCCTGCTTTATTGCTTCCCTTATAACCTGTTCCCGCTGGAATCAAGCGACCGATAATAACGTTTTCCATGAGACCCTTAAGTGTATCTCGTGATCCCTTAACAGCACTCTGGATAAGTACACGGTTCGTGTATTGGAAAGATGCTGCTGCAAGGAAGCTCTTTCTTGTAAGGGACACTTCTGTGATTCCCATAACAATATCTGCTGCCTTTGCTGGCTCTGTTCCTCTTTCCTTTGCCATTTTGTTTTCAAGCTCAAACTCAGAAACTTCTACAGTTTCACCAACTGTAAATGGTGTTGAACCTGGATCAGTGATCTGTGCTCGTGAGAACATTTGTCGAACGATAACTTCAATATGCTTTCTTGAAATTGTTTCTCCTTGAAGGTCGTACGGCTTTGTAACCTCAGTGATGATGTAATGCTGAGCTTTTTCTCGGCCACCATACTGAAAGATTTCATCGATAGATGCGGGACCGTCAGTAAGGATTTCTCCCTTTGTAACTGAATCTCCAACCTTAACGAAGATTGTTCGACCAGTTGCAACTGGATATTCTGTATCAGATGCCTTCACCTTCTTTCGGCTCTTTGTCTTTACGTTTGCCTCCTTCTCGTGTGCTTCAGGAAGTACGACAATCGTTCGCTCCTTGCCTTCTTCGCGGATCTCCGTGACTACTCCGTCAACGTGAGAGACGACGGCAGGGTTCTTTGAATTGCGCTTCTCGAAGATTTCTTCAACACGTGGAAGACCTTGTGTAATGTCTCCGCTTGCTGATGCAGCTCCTCCGGCATGAAAGGTACGCATTGTAAGCTGTGTTCCTGGTTCACCGATAGCTTGTGCGGCAACTGTACCCACTGCTTCACCGACTTCAACGAGCTTTTCTCGTCCAAGATCAACTCCGTAACAACGAGCACAGAGTCCTGTAACTGCTTCACAGGCAATTGGTGATCGCACTGTTACTTGGTCAGTTCCTGACTTTTCAATTCGCTCTGCATCATCCTTTGATACAAGGTGTCCACGCTTGAACACAAGCTTACCTTCAGTGTCCATAACATCCTCAGCGAGGATTCTTCCACGAACACTCTTTTGAAGTGTATTCATACCGATAGCGCTCTTTTCACGCTTAAGGATGATTCCACCCTTAGTTCCACAATCGTCTTCAGCAATGATGACGTCTTGCGCAACAACGAAGAGCTTACGTGTAAGATATCCAGCCTTAGCTGTGTTAAGAGCGGTGTCGGTTAGACCCTTACGTGATCCGTGAGTTGTAATGAAGTATTCAATCGGTGAAAGTCCTTCCTTTGAGTTCGAGAGAATTGGGAACTCGAGCACTTCTCCCTTTGTTGAGGCGATAAGTCCTTTCATTCCGGCCATCATCGTAATCTGTGAGTACGAACCTCGAGCACCTGACTTCACCATATCTGAGATTGATCCATCCTTTTCAAGTGCATCAGGAATCATCTTTTCAACTTGGTTCTTTGCGTCATACCAGACTTCAAGAATCTTACGGTGCTTTTCATCTTGTGAAAGAAGACCCGCATCGAATTGCTGGATGATGATATCTGCCTTTGCCTGAGAAGCCTTGATGACTTCACCACGCTTTTCAGGGATTTTTACATCATCAATACCCCATGTCACACCTGACATTGTTACGTATTTGAATCCGAAGGCCTTAATTCTGTCGAGAATTTCAGGAACTTGGTTAATTCCGTATCGCTGGATGAGGTCATCTACAATTGCAGGGATCTTTCCTTTTCCAATTTCCTGGTTGTTGAATGGGTAATCAACTGGAAGCACATTGTTGAAGAGAATTCGTCCAACTGTTGTCTCGAAAATCTTTCCTTCAAATGCAGCATATTTTGAACTGTCTGCTGGAGGCATGACCTTGATCTTTGCTCTAATGCCGATTGTGTTGAAGTTGTATGCAAGGATCGCTTCTTGAGGACTTGCGAAGATTTTATCTTCACCCTTTTCACCTGAAACAACCTTTGTCATCCAATATACTCCAAGTGCAATGTCCAAAAGCTTTGCAGAAACTGTTGGGTCTCCGCTTCCTGGCTTAAGAATGTTTCGGTCTGCTGCCATGATTTCACGTGCTTCAAGCTGAGCTTCAGCTGAAAGTGGAACGTGAACGGCCATCTGGTCTCCGTCGAAGTCAGCGTTAAAGGCAGTACATACCATTGGGTGTACTTGAATAGCATTTCCTTCGATGAGTACTGGCTGGAAGGCCTGGATACCAAGACGGTGAAGTGTAGGAGCACGGTTAAGTAGTACGTACTTCTCCTTAATTACATCTTCAAGAATTGCCCATACTTCAGGCACACCATCTTCGATAAGCTTTGTTGCTCCACGAATGTTAAACGCCAATTCCTTTTGGAGGATTTGTGAGATAACGAATGGCTTAAAGAGTTCAAGTGCCATGTGCTTTGGAAGACCACACTGGCTGAGCTTGAGGTTAGGACCCACAACGATAACTGATCGTCCTGAGTAGTCTACGCGCTTTCCAAGCAAGTTCTGACGGAAGAGACCACGCTTTGACTTAAGGTTGTCAGCGAGTGACTTAAGTTGTCGGCGCTGTACGAGTGATGATCCTGCTGTTGAGCTACCTTGTCGAACTGAGTTGTCGATAAGGGCATCTACTGCTTCTTGAAGGATTCGCTTTTCATTTCGAAGAATAACTTCAGGCGCACCGATTTCCATCAACTTCTTCAATCGATTGTTACGGTTAATAACACGTCGGTAGAGGTCATTAACGTCTGATGTTGCATATCGTCCTCCATCAAGCGCAACCATTGGTCGAAGACCTGGTGGAATAATTGGAATACGTGTAAGAAACATCCATTCTGGGCGGATGCCTGACTTAAGCATTGAACGAGTAAGAGAAAGTCGCTTGTTTAGCTTTTCTGATTCTGCTGCCGTTGCGTCTTCAAGTCGCTTTTCTAACTTCTCAACAAGTGTCTTGAGATCAAGATTTTTAAGAAGTGTGTAGATTGCTTCAGCTCCGATGCTTGATTCAAAAATAGTTCCGTACTTAACTGCAAATGCATGGTACTGAACTTCATCAAGAACAACTCCTTCCTGGATGCTTTCAACATCTTTCTTTGCTGATGTAAGAAGTTCCTTAAGAGCTTCTTTGCTCTTTTCATCTTGGAGTGTTGCCACCTTTGATCGGTACTCAGAATCGATATCACGGAGTACGCGAGCACGTTCCTGGTCGTGTACTTTTGTAACGATATATCCTGCGAAGTAAATTACTCGCTCAAGATCGCCCAAGCTCATTCCAAGAACCTGTCCAAGTCGTGACGGAACTGTTCTAAGGAACCAGATGTGCGAAACTGGTGTTGCAAGATCAACGTGACCCATGCGCTCACGGCGAACGATTGATCGCGTGATTTCAACTCCACATTTTTCACAAACAATACCGCGGTATCGGTTACCTTTGTATTTTCCACAGTAACATTCGAAGTCCTTATCAGGACCAAAAATCTTTTCGTCGAAAAGACCATGCTTTTCACTTCGCTGTGTTCGGTAGTTGATTGTTTCAGGCTTTGTCACTTCTCCGTATGACCATTCCTTGATTCTCTCAGGTGAGGCAAGCTTAAGAAGAATATCCGTAAACTCCGGAGTAGGTGCGCGCTTTCTAAATGTTTTTGGTGCTGTTTCCATATATGTTTTTTATTGGTACGAATTATTCTTCGCTTCCTTTTGGTGCTACGACCGTATCTTCTCCTCCAACTTCCGGCTCTGGTGCCCTTCTTGAACGACGTGGCTTATCGTCTTCGCTGTATGATTCACCTCCCATTCCTCCGAGCTCGACGTCAAGTCCGAGACCCTTAAGGTTTGAAAGAAGTACGCTAAATGATGCAGGGGTGTTTGATGGCTTAATATTTTCTCCCTTTACAATAGAGTCAAAGGCTGCGGCACGACCAACGATATCGTCTGACTTAACAGTCAAAACTTCACGAAGGTTGTATGCGGCACCGTGACCAAGGAGTGCCCAGACTTCCATTTCTCCAAATCGCTGACCTCCTTGTTGAGCTTTACCTCCAAGTGGCTGTTGAGTGATGAGAGAGTATGGACCAATAGAACGCATATGGAGCTTGTCTTCAACCATATGGTGAAGTTTCAAGATGTACATCATTCCGATAGCAATCTTTTGTTCAAATGTCTGACCTGTTCGTCCATCGCGGAGTTCTACCTTTCCGTTTTCTGGGTATCCTGCTGCAACAAGTTCTTGTTTGATTTCAGCGTCAGTTGCTCCAGAGAATGGAGGAACAATAGCCTGATATCCAAGTGTGTGCGCTGCAAGTCCAAGATGCATTTCCAAGATCTGTCCGAGGTTCATACGTGAAGGCACACCAAGTGGTGTAAGAATCACATCAATTGGAGTTCCATCTGGCATGTATGGCATGTCTTCTTCAGGAAGGATTGTTGAGATAACCCCCTTGTTTCCGTGTCGTCCAGCGAGCTTGTCTCCAACTTGGATGTTTCGAAGCTGTGCAATTTCAATATGAATTCTCTTGATGATTCCTGACTCGAGTCGGTCACCCTTTTCACGTGAGAAGACTTTGATA is a genomic window containing:
- the rpoC gene encoding DNA-directed RNA polymerase subunit beta' translates to METAPKTFRKRAPTPEFTDILLKLASPERIKEWSYGEVTKPETINYRTQRSEKHGLFDEKIFGPDKDFECYCGKYKGNRYRGIVCEKCGVEITRSIVRRERMGHVDLATPVSHIWFLRTVPSRLGQVLGMSLGDLERVIYFAGYIVTKVHDQERARVLRDIDSEYRSKVATLQDEKSKEALKELLTSAKKDVESIQEGVVLDEVQYHAFAVKYGTIFESSIGAEAIYTLLKNLDLKTLVEKLEKRLEDATAAESEKLNKRLSLTRSMLKSGIRPEWMFLTRIPIIPPGLRPMVALDGGRYATSDVNDLYRRVINRNNRLKKLMEIGAPEVILRNEKRILQEAVDALIDNSVRQGSSTAGSSLVQRRQLKSLADNLKSKRGLFRQNLLGKRVDYSGRSVIVVGPNLKLSQCGLPKHMALELFKPFVISQILQKELAFNIRGATKLIEDGVPEVWAILEDVIKEKYVLLNRAPTLHRLGIQAFQPVLIEGNAIQVHPMVCTAFNADFDGDQMAVHVPLSAEAQLEAREIMAADRNILKPGSGDPTVSAKLLDIALGVYWMTKVVSGEKGEDKIFASPQEAILAYNFNTIGIRAKIKVMPPADSSKYAAFEGKIFETTVGRILFNNVLPVDYPFNNQEIGKGKIPAIVDDLIQRYGINQVPEILDRIKAFGFKYVTMSGVTWGIDDVKIPEKRGEVIKASQAKADIIIQQFDAGLLSQDEKHRKILEVWYDAKNQVEKMIPDALEKDGSISDMVKSGARGSYSQITMMAGMKGLIASTKGEVLEFPILSNSKEGLSPIEYFITTHGSRKGLTDTALNTAKAGYLTRKLFVVAQDVIIAEDDCGTKGGIILKREKSAIGMNTLQKSVRGRILAEDVMDTEGKLVFKRGHLVSKDDAERIEKSGTDQVTVRSPIACEAVTGLCARCYGVDLGREKLVEVGEAVGTVAAQAIGEPGTQLTMRTFHAGGAASASGDITQGLPRVEEIFEKRNSKNPAVVSHVDGVVTEIREEGKERTIVVLPEAHEKEANVKTKSRKKVKASDTEYPVATGRTIFVKVGDSVTKGEILTDGPASIDEIFQYGGREKAQHYIITEVTKPYDLQGETISRKHIEVIVRQMFSRAQITDPGSTPFTVGETVEVSEFELENKMAKERGTEPAKAADIVMGITEVSLTRKSFLAAASFQYTNRVLIQSAVKGSRDTLKGLMENVIIGRLIPAGTGYKGSNKAGIIGKLQGELAQKAAEKAALQQTIAEQAASEPQG